A genomic segment from Xyrauchen texanus isolate HMW12.3.18 chromosome 21, RBS_HiC_50CHRs, whole genome shotgun sequence encodes:
- the LOC127661511 gene encoding cytochrome P450 1A1 yields MALMVLPVLGPISVSESLVAIITLCIVYLIMRLMRTKIPEGLQKLPGPKPLPIIGNVLEVGNNPHLSLTAMSKCYGSVYQIQIGMRPVVVLSGNETIRQALLKQGEEFSGRPELYSTKFISDGKSLAFSTDQVGVWRARRKLALSALRSFATVQGESAEYSCALEEHVIKEGLYLIERLHTVMKADGSFDPFRHIVVSVANVICGICFGRRYSHDDEELVGLVTISDEFGKIVGSGNPADFIPFLRFLPSKSMKKFLDINARFNNFIQKIVKDHYDTFDKDNIRDITDSLIDHCEDRKLDENSNVQLSDEKIVGIVNDLFGAGFDTISTALSWAVVYLVAYPEIQERLHKELNEKIGMDRTPRLSDRSEMPLLEAFILEIFRHSSFLPFTIPHCTTKDTSLNGYFIPKDTCVFVNQWQVNHDPELWKDPSSFNPDRFLSADGTELNKIEGEKVMVFGLGKRRCIGEAIARIEVFMFLAILLQRLKFSVIPGEMLDMTPEYGLTMKHKRCQLWVTPQPGFELNSAAS; encoded by the exons ATGGCGCTGATGGTTCTGCCAGTGTTGGGCCCCATCTCAGTGTCTGAGAGTCTTGTGGCCATCATAACTCTATGCATCGTGTATCTCATCATGCGCCTCATGCGCACTAAGATTCCAGAAGGACTCCAGAAGCTTCCTGGCCCAAAACCTCTTCCCATAATCGGAAACGTCCTGGAAGTGGGGAACAATCCACACCTCAGTCTTACCGCCATGAGCAAGTGCTACGGCTCCGTCTACCAAATCCAGATTGGCATGCGTCCGGTAGTGGTGCTCAGTGGAAACGAGACCATCCGCCAGGCGCTCCTCAAACAGGGCGAGGAATTCTCCGGGCGACCTGAGCTCTACAGCACTAAATTCATCAGTGATGGGAAGAGCTTGGCCTTCAGCACGGATCAGGTCGGAGTGTGGCGTGCCCGCCGTAAACTAGCACTGAGTGCTCTGAGGTCCTTTGCAACTGTGCAAGGAGAAAGTGCTGAATATTCTTGCGCTCTTGAGGAGCATGTCATCAAAGAGGGACTCTATCTGATAGAAAGATTGCACACTGTCATGAAGGCTGATGGGAGCTTCGATCCTTTCCGTCACATCGTGGTATCCGTGGCCAATGTGATCTGTGGAATATGTTTTGGCCGTCGTTACAGCCACGATGACGAAGAGCTAGTGGGATTGGTCACCATAAGTGATGAGTTTGGGAAGATTGTGGGTAGTGGCAACCCTGCAGATTTTATCCCGTTCCTGCGATTCCTGCCCAGCAAATCCATGAAGAAGTTCCTGGACATCAATGCTCGATTCAATAACTTCATACAGAAGATTGTGAAGGACCATTATGACACTTTCGACAAG GACAACATCCGTGACATCACCGATTCACTCATCGACCACTGCGAAGACAGAAAACTGGATGAGAACTCAAATGTCCAATTGTCCGATGAGAAGATTGTTGGAATCGTCAACGACCTCTTTGGAGCTG GTTTTGACACTATCAGTACAGCTCTCTCCTGGGCTGTTGTCTATCTAGTGGCTTACCCCGAGATCCAGGAAAGACTACATAAAGAACTGA ATGAAAAGATCGGAATGGACCGCACGCCACGTTTGTCAGACAGATCTGAAATGCCACTGCTCGAGGCTTTTATTCTGGAGATCTTCCGTCATTCATCTTTCCTTCCGTTCACAATCCCTCACTG TACCACCAAAGACACATCACTCAATGGATACTTTATTCCCAAAGACACCTGTGTGTTTGTCAACCAGTGGCAAGTCAACCATGACCC AGAACTTTGGAAAGATCCATCCTCCTTTAACCCTGATCGGTTCCTCAGTGCAGACGGTACAGAACTCAACAAgattgaaggagagaaggtgATGGTTTTCGGCTTGGGAAagcgccgctgcatcggagaggcCATCGCACGCATCGAGGTCTTTATGTTCCTGGCCATCCTGCTGCAGAGGTTAAAGTTCAGCGTTATACCAGGAGAAATGCTGGACATGACGCCCGAGTATGGGCTCACCATGAAACACAAGCGCTGTCAGCTGTGGGTCACGCCTCAACCCGGATTTGAACTAAATAGCGCTGCATCGTGA